A genomic stretch from Bacteroidota bacterium includes:
- a CDS encoding PKD domain-containing protein, producing the protein MKSKILFTLFILIAIFNFQNVIASDCDADFEIASQELTIDGWAVTFANLCEADAGVGSVIWDFGDGTSSTEFEPTHIYSVAGEYDICVVMLSLDASCVDERCDSWDIGEADGDCQADWDWEDSGLTVSFNDDSDDGGSTIITYLWNFGDGTTSSEINPEHIYASAGEYEVCLSIITADGCYSTECDDVDVEGGGSGGACSPFFEVNAITPLATGFNVEFSNMSTGGDASTPYVWSFGDGSEYFTGEDAEHLYTIPGSYLVCVTMGSSGSDCFEQFCDEIILGANDCIDTALINNSVDCGTVIDPVCGCDNNTYDNACIAENYFGVMFYVDGECSATSIEEELINGLKVYPNPANNTIAIHTNTLDNYNVSLRNMLGNIVAHLSNVNLQETYNLDVQQIPAGTYLLIIENNGTIENRTVIIQH; encoded by the coding sequence ATGAAAAGTAAAATTTTATTTACCCTGTTTATTTTAATTGCGATATTCAATTTTCAAAATGTAATTGCATCTGATTGCGATGCAGATTTTGAAATTGCATCACAAGAATTAACCATAGATGGTTGGGCTGTAACTTTCGCTAATCTCTGTGAAGCAGATGCTGGAGTTGGTTCTGTTATTTGGGATTTTGGTGATGGTACTTCTTCTACAGAATTTGAGCCGACACATATTTATTCTGTTGCAGGCGAATATGATATTTGTGTTGTAATGCTTTCCTTAGATGCGTCATGTGTTGATGAAAGATGTGATTCATGGGATATTGGCGAAGCAGATGGAGATTGTCAAGCCGATTGGGATTGGGAGGATAGCGGTCTTACTGTTTCTTTTAATGATGACTCCGATGATGGCGGTTCTACAATTATAACTTATCTCTGGAATTTTGGTGATGGTACCACTTCTAGTGAAATAAATCCTGAACATATATATGCAAGTGCAGGTGAATATGAAGTTTGTCTTTCTATTATTACTGCTGATGGTTGTTATAGTACAGAGTGCGATGATGTGGATGTGGAAGGTGGTGGAAGTGGTGGTGCTTGTTCTCCATTTTTTGAAGTGAATGCAATTACCCCATTAGCTACAGGATTTAATGTAGAGTTTTCAAATATGTCAACCGGTGGCGATGCATCCACACCTTATGTATGGAGCTTTGGTGATGGCTCAGAATATTTTACCGGAGAAGATGCAGAACATTTATATACAATTCCCGGAAGTTATTTAGTATGTGTTACTATGGGCAGCAGTGGATCAGATTGCTTTGAACAGTTTTGCGATGAAATAATTTTAGGTGCCAACGATTGTATTGATACTGCATTAATAAATAATTCAGTTGATTGCGGAACTGTAATTGATCCGGTGTGTGGTTGTGATAATAACACTTATGATAATGCATGCATTGCTGAAAATTATTTCGGTGTAATGTTTTATGTGGATGGCGAATGCAGTGCAACAAGTATTGAAGAAGAGCTTATTAACGGATTAAAAGTGTATCCCAATCCTGCAAATAATACCATTGCAATTCACACAAATACTTTAGATAATTATAATGTAAGTCTGCGCAATATGTTGGGAAATATTGTAGCTCATTTATCAAATGTGAACTTACAAGAAACATATAATCTCGATGTGCAGCAAATTCCTGCCGGCACATATTTATTAATCATTGAAAATAACGGAACGATAGAAAATCGCACTGTTATTATTCAACATTAA
- a CDS encoding T9SS type A sorting domain-containing protein — MKPLKHILLLLLITTGLFPLNQIYSQAPQANPDTTGVCLDGVVTINVLANDEDSSGLGIVLEDIIIEPLYGDVTYSSDGTVEYTPDGVFVGTDILIYEIKDGAELSDISTLTIYVQDAAACVWPGDADDNGIANNLDLLYVGLFYGNIGPSRYTSEIEWNSNYCDAWDEEVGVTIPLNPKFADCNGDGFVDANDTVPILENYGELHLKTTEISGGGDTLPPLSIAFFTDSIEVGSTVVLPIILGSIDYPATNILGVAFTLEYNPDFIVDGSISINFNTGWLKSDSTDIISLNRDDTTGNLAASVVRINHTSATGYGPIGTVSFVMEDNIAGKITDMNSSVFTMCPTFPELMNDAGEIRGAETMHLTCDSVIVYQIFNDIPDFNTTNIHIYPNPVSNYLFIEPDMQIDKLELMDMYGKTLISFNNVSNVIEIDIREFTSGVYLLKIQKNHTLLIEKIIIQHN, encoded by the coding sequence ATGAAACCTTTAAAACATATTCTCCTTTTACTGCTTATCACTACGGGACTTTTCCCACTAAATCAGATATATAGTCAAGCTCCCCAGGCAAATCCGGATACAACAGGTGTCTGTCTGGATGGTGTAGTTACAATAAATGTTTTGGCAAATGATGAGGATTCTTCCGGTTTAGGAATTGTGTTGGAAGACATAATTATTGAGCCCCTATATGGAGATGTAACTTATTCCTCTGACGGTACTGTTGAATACACTCCCGATGGTGTTTTTGTAGGAACAGATATTCTTATTTATGAAATTAAGGATGGTGCAGAATTATCGGATATTTCTACACTCACTATTTATGTGCAGGATGCAGCAGCATGTGTATGGCCGGGCGATGCAGATGATAATGGTATTGCAAACAATTTAGATTTATTGTATGTAGGTCTATTCTATGGAAATATAGGGCCTTCAAGATATACTTCTGAGATAGAATGGAACAGTAATTATTGTGATGCATGGGATGAAGAAGTAGGTGTAACTATTCCATTAAATCCAAAATTTGCAGATTGTAATGGAGATGGATTTGTGGATGCAAATGATACTGTTCCCATTTTAGAAAATTATGGTGAGCTGCATTTAAAAACTACAGAAATTTCAGGCGGCGGCGATACACTTCCACCTTTGAGTATTGCATTTTTTACAGATAGTATTGAAGTGGGTTCTACTGTTGTATTACCCATCATTTTAGGAAGTATTGATTATCCTGCCACCAATATTTTAGGAGTTGCTTTTACACTGGAATACAATCCGGATTTTATTGTTGATGGCAGTATTAGCATAAATTTTAATACAGGTTGGTTAAAGTCTGATAGTACTGATATAATTAGTTTAAACAGAGATGATACCACAGGAAATCTTGCTGCAAGTGTGGTGCGCATTAATCATACTTCTGCTACCGGATATGGGCCGATTGGTACAGTAAGTTTTGTGATGGAAGATAACATTGCAGGTAAGATTACCGATATGAATAGCAGTGTGTTTACTATGTGTCCCACCTTTCCCGAACTGATGAATGATGCAGGTGAAATTCGTGGTGCGGAAACAATGCATTTAACATGCGATTCGGTTATTGTGTATCAGATATTTAATGATATACCGGATTTTAATACAACCAATATTCATATTTATCCTAACCCTGTAAGCAACTATTTATTTATTGAACCGGATATGCAAATTGATAAATTAGAGTTGATGGATATGTATGGAAAAACACTTATTTCTTTCAACAATGTTTCAAATGTAATTGAAATAGATATCAGAGAATTTACTTCTGGAGTTTATCTTTTAAAAATTCAAAAAAACCATACGCTGTTAATTGAAAAAATAATTATACAACACAACTGA
- a CDS encoding PKD domain-containing protein, whose translation MYKIFATLLVLFSFTNLFAISDCDADFEWEISGYNITVLDDSDSDLGAIVSWYYTIDGEFVSDDPDFEYTFLEAGLHVICLVIETSGGCVDDRCRDVLIVEDGVDCFVDFGFEVDGMTVEFGAETDPEDFLSIYWDFGDGTGTYDTEPEHTYSSDGTYEACATVVSLDSCIAVACHAVVIEGVGIECNASLDIWALDGLSVHFYGSVEPDFEEVTYTFEYGDGTSEEFLGSSDGEDLWHEYAEDGFYEVCLSIETGSGCTDETCIEIFVGDSIGVDCFASFDYEIDGTTVYFEAETDPGPGDVIAYDWDFGDGTYTGGMDTIHEYEPGEYLACVTVSFATGCVAEYCEEILVLGAGDACEAFFNITSIVPDGDGWVVHFNNESDVIGGDIGSVFWDFGDGTYADSYDAEHYFELDSMYEVCVTITSSDTACTDTYCFVLILGDVGTGGDCEATFEYELSGGNGSFFSTSDASSDIIAWAWDFGDGTYGFSEDIEHTFDEGVYEVCLAIVTADSCVDSYCETIVVGDSTMPCEAYFIVSSITETDDGWVAEFSNMSGDAYEGNAWDFGDGGISDGENPDHLYTTEGYYTVCLTIGSAGTDCFDQFCKDIFIGDCFDASLVDTLFSCTEEYDPVCGCDGVTYSNECFATYYGGVLSWTEGACGATSVEEEMIMGAITIMPNPANGIFKTEINLATTQFMQIDLMNINGQQLQNIYTGQLQKGIHTITTNVHALPSGLYFLQINDGESLHTEKLMLLQ comes from the coding sequence ATGTATAAAATTTTCGCAACTCTCCTCGTATTATTTTCTTTTACCAATCTCTTTGCAATCTCAGATTGCGATGCAGATTTTGAATGGGAAATCAGTGGTTATAATATTACTGTTCTCGACGACAGTGATTCTGATCTCGGTGCAATTGTCAGTTGGTATTATACAATTGATGGAGAATTTGTTTCAGATGATCCTGATTTTGAATACACATTTTTAGAAGCCGGTTTGCATGTAATATGTTTAGTTATAGAAACTTCCGGTGGATGTGTGGACGACAGATGTAGAGATGTATTAATTGTGGAAGATGGAGTAGATTGTTTTGTTGATTTCGGTTTTGAAGTGGATGGAATGACAGTTGAATTTGGTGCCGAAACTGACCCTGAAGATTTTTTATCTATCTATTGGGATTTCGGTGATGGCACTGGTACTTATGATACAGAACCTGAACACACATATAGTAGTGACGGTACGTATGAAGCTTGCGCAACCGTAGTTTCCCTTGATAGTTGTATTGCAGTTGCTTGTCATGCGGTAGTTATTGAAGGTGTCGGAATTGAGTGTAATGCTTCTCTCGATATCTGGGCACTTGATGGATTAAGCGTACATTTTTATGGCTCTGTTGAACCTGATTTTGAAGAAGTAACATATACATTCGAATATGGTGATGGAACATCAGAAGAATTTTTAGGAAGTAGTGATGGAGAAGACCTATGGCATGAATATGCAGAAGATGGTTTTTATGAAGTGTGTTTAAGTATTGAAACCGGAAGCGGATGTACTGATGAAACTTGTATTGAAATATTTGTAGGTGATTCAATTGGTGTTGATTGTTTTGCTTCATTCGATTATGAAATAGATGGAACAACTGTATATTTTGAAGCCGAAACAGATCCCGGTCCTGGTGATGTAATTGCTTATGATTGGGATTTTGGTGATGGTACTTATACCGGTGGAATGGATACTATTCATGAGTATGAACCGGGTGAATATCTAGCTTGTGTTACAGTAAGTTTTGCTACAGGATGTGTTGCTGAATACTGTGAAGAAATTTTAGTTCTTGGTGCAGGTGATGCTTGCGAAGCATTTTTTAATATCACTTCTATTGTTCCTGATGGTGATGGTTGGGTAGTACATTTTAATAATGAATCTGATGTAATTGGTGGCGATATTGGTTCTGTATTTTGGGATTTTGGTGATGGTACTTATGCCGATAGTTATGATGCAGAACATTATTTTGAATTGGATAGTATGTACGAAGTTTGTGTAACAATTACTTCTTCCGATACTGCATGTACGGATACCTATTGCTTTGTATTAATACTTGGCGATGTGGGAACTGGTGGCGACTGCGAAGCAACTTTTGAATATGAATTATCCGGAGGTAATGGAAGCTTCTTTTCCACTTCGGATGCATCTTCAGATATAATTGCATGGGCTTGGGATTTCGGTGATGGCACTTACGGTTTTAGTGAAGACATAGAACATACTTTCGATGAAGGCGTGTATGAAGTTTGTCTTGCAATTGTAACTGCGGATAGTTGTGTTGATTCCTATTGCGAAACTATAGTTGTTGGAGATTCAACTATGCCTTGCGAAGCATATTTTATTGTAAGCAGTATTACAGAAACAGATGATGGTTGGGTTGCAGAATTTTCCAATATGTCAGGCGATGCATATGAAGGCAATGCATGGGATTTTGGTGATGGCGGAATTTCCGATGGCGAAAATCCCGATCATCTTTATACTACTGAAGGATATTATACTGTGTGTTTAACAATTGGCTCAGCAGGTACTGATTGTTTCGATCAATTTTGTAAAGATATTTTTATCGGTGATTGTTTTGATGCGAGTTTAGTGGATACACTGTTTTCTTGCACAGAAGAATATGATCCCGTTTGCGGATGCGATGGTGTTACCTACTCCAACGAATGTTTTGCTACATACTATGGTGGTGTATTAAGTTGGACTGAAGGCGCATGCGGAGCTACAAGTGTAGAAGAAGAAATGATTATGGGTGCAATTACCATCATGCCTAACCCTGCAAATGGAATTTTCAAAACCGAAATAAATCTTGCAACTACTCAATTCATGCAAATTGATTTAATGAATATAAATGGACAACAGTTGCAAAATATTTATACCGGACAATTACAAAAAGGAATACATACAATTACAACCAATGTGCATGCCCTTCCCTCAGGATTATATTTTCTGCAAATAAATGATGGTGAAAGTTTGCACACAGAAAAATTGATGCTGCTGCAATAA